In Chitinophagales bacterium, a single genomic region encodes these proteins:
- a CDS encoding AAA family ATPase translates to MQNLAEFMVIGITGTIGAGKDTLMELLKNEYGFKHYSVRQYLIELLEESGTEVNRLSMTNLANDLREEHGPAYIIEQLFNKAKKEGGNAVIESIRTPGEVEFLKEASDFYLFAVDADPNLRYERVQERKSVTDRVDFNTFMAEEQREMSNEEPHMQNIAACVRVADYRFRNNASIEMLYKRVRKTMEQIGIKVS, encoded by the coding sequence GTGCAAAATTTAGCTGAATTTATGGTAATAGGGATAACAGGTACAATAGGAGCAGGTAAAGATACCTTGATGGAACTGCTTAAAAATGAGTACGGATTTAAGCACTATTCTGTTCGCCAATATCTAATAGAATTACTTGAAGAATCCGGCACGGAAGTGAATAGGCTTTCTATGACTAATTTGGCTAATGATTTAAGAGAAGAACACGGCCCGGCTTATATTATAGAACAATTGTTTAACAAAGCCAAAAAAGAAGGTGGCAATGCGGTAATAGAAAGTATAAGAACTCCCGGAGAAGTGGAATTTTTGAAAGAAGCATCCGATTTTTATTTATTTGCCGTAGATGCCGACCCTAATTTAAGATACGAACGCGTGCAAGAACGTAAGTCTGTAACCGACAGAGTGGATTTTAATACTTTTATGGCAGAAGAACAACGCGAAATGAGCAATGAAGAACCTCACATGCAAAACATAGCAGCATGTGTGCGTGTGGCAGATTACCGATTTAGAAATAATGCCAGTATAGAAATGCTTTACAAACGCGTTAGAAAAACTATGGAGCAAATTGGCATTAAAGTAAGCTAA
- a CDS encoding tetratricopeptide repeat protein, which translates to MNLYKYIAIVGFVLIGFSSIKAQETTFYAEKNRHLKKGLNLVDQELYAPALKEFQWLKEEMQHSTDNHQYTYLMYADFYTALCAARLNNPDAELLFTRFIEAYHHTSLRNQGYFELGNYYFNQNNTNEAIKWYEKVDTKQLPKEDLTQYKFNYGYANFKKKKFDEAKPLFKAVKDGSSKYAEPATYYYGFISFYDEDYKEAEKSFEKLTNSDTYKNVVPYYLTQIYFLRGNYDKVISYASPLINDKNNKNLEEIKHIVGQAYFEKEDYENAAPLIDAYISSATKVSKEEMYQLAFAQYKTGQYTKALENFKDLSIVDDSLGQNALYCLGDCYLKTNQKDKAKDALQQASNMDYDPLIKEVASFESGKLAYELNFTSQAINKLTAFINKYPKSVYKNEAGKILGEALLATKNFSKAIEIIEEYNITGPNVDKVYQQVSYYRAVELFNDKEYDLSLAIVNKSLKKNIDDDITALATFLKGNLLFEKEDYPNAAKNYFAFKNYRSSSNENKFASKALADYNIAYCYFKEEDYAPASTYFEKSILNANSLNLTNKQIIPDAFLRNADCLFMTKNYEKAIQNYDEIINNNWQGAAYALVQKSVINGLQGNQTEKINTLEFLNRTYPNNIYQDYSLFEIGNAYIAEGNLNKAISTLNKLINEFPSSTYVPKAYLKLGLSYFNMQQEEKALKAYKDVVLKFPKTDEAQEALLALKELYVYLGRPDDYLDFVQNQAGINLSTTEQDQLMFESAENQYINGNCTDAITSLTKYIDKFPKGNDILNAHYFRADCLFKGNDFQNAYFDYIRINEFGANKYQEEALLKATYIAYEKNKDYAGALSLYEQLYKVATMQSNQEIALIGMLRSNYKLKNYTKVLEDADKVLSNNSINTDVKTEATFYKAKAHFELQQYNLAKSGFEQIVNTVSNSAIKAESAYSLAFILNKNAQYEQSNTACFKIKDEYASYEYWVVKTFILIADNYQALDNIFQAKATLQSIVDNYKGDETLLNEAKAKLEKLKQLEIENSKLDLNPQEQDTIQFDNK; encoded by the coding sequence ATGAATTTATATAAATATATCGCAATAGTAGGTTTTGTTTTAATTGGTTTTTCGTCTATTAAAGCTCAAGAAACTACTTTTTATGCAGAAAAAAACAGACACCTAAAAAAAGGCTTAAACCTTGTAGATCAAGAACTTTACGCTCCTGCACTTAAAGAATTTCAGTGGCTGAAAGAAGAAATGCAACACAGCACAGATAATCATCAATACACCTATTTGATGTATGCCGATTTTTATACCGCACTGTGTGCTGCTCGCCTAAATAACCCCGATGCAGAATTACTTTTTACCCGATTTATTGAAGCTTATCATCATACTTCACTGAGAAATCAAGGATATTTTGAGCTGGGCAACTACTATTTTAACCAAAACAACACTAATGAGGCTATAAAATGGTACGAAAAAGTGGACACTAAGCAGCTTCCCAAAGAAGATTTAACGCAGTATAAATTTAATTATGGCTATGCAAATTTTAAAAAGAAAAAATTTGATGAAGCTAAACCTCTTTTTAAAGCCGTTAAAGACGGTAGCAGTAAATATGCCGAGCCTGCCACCTATTACTATGGTTTTATTTCTTTTTATGATGAAGACTACAAAGAAGCAGAAAAAAGCTTTGAAAAACTAACTAATTCAGATACATACAAAAATGTAGTGCCTTATTACCTTACTCAAATTTATTTTTTAAGAGGAAATTATGATAAGGTTATAAGCTATGCCTCACCATTAATAAACGATAAAAACAATAAAAATTTAGAGGAGATTAAGCACATAGTTGGGCAGGCTTATTTTGAAAAAGAAGATTATGAAAATGCAGCTCCGTTAATTGATGCCTACATTAGTAGTGCTACTAAAGTGAGTAAGGAAGAAATGTACCAGTTGGCTTTTGCTCAGTATAAAACCGGGCAATACACAAAAGCCTTAGAAAACTTTAAAGATTTAAGCATTGTAGATGATTCTTTAGGGCAAAATGCTTTGTATTGCTTAGGTGATTGCTATTTAAAAACCAACCAAAAAGATAAAGCAAAAGATGCCCTTCAGCAAGCTTCAAATATGGATTATGACCCATTGATAAAAGAAGTGGCAAGTTTTGAAAGTGGCAAGTTGGCTTATGAGCTCAATTTTACCAGCCAAGCCATTAATAAGCTTACGGCTTTTATAAATAAATATCCAAAAAGTGTTTATAAAAATGAAGCAGGAAAAATATTAGGAGAAGCCCTATTGGCTACAAAAAACTTTAGCAAAGCTATAGAAATAATAGAAGAATATAATATTACGGGTCCTAATGTAGATAAAGTATATCAGCAGGTAAGCTATTACAGAGCCGTAGAACTTTTTAACGATAAAGAGTATGACCTTTCTTTGGCTATAGTTAATAAATCATTAAAGAAAAATATAGATGATGACATAACTGCTTTAGCCACATTTTTAAAAGGCAATTTATTGTTTGAAAAAGAAGATTATCCTAATGCGGCTAAAAATTATTTTGCTTTTAAAAACTATAGAAGTTCAAGTAATGAAAACAAATTTGCCTCTAAAGCACTTGCCGATTATAATATAGCCTACTGTTATTTTAAAGAAGAAGATTACGCCCCGGCATCTACCTACTTTGAAAAATCAATATTGAATGCTAACAGTTTAAATTTAACCAATAAGCAAATAATACCGGATGCTTTTTTAAGAAATGCCGACTGCTTATTTATGACAAAAAACTATGAAAAAGCCATACAAAATTATGATGAAATAATAAATAACAATTGGCAAGGTGCGGCTTATGCTTTGGTGCAAAAAAGTGTGATAAATGGTTTGCAAGGCAATCAAACCGAAAAAATAAACACCTTAGAGTTTTTAAATAGAACCTATCCAAACAATATTTATCAAGATTATTCGCTTTTTGAAATAGGAAATGCATACATAGCAGAGGGCAATCTGAATAAAGCTATCTCAACATTAAATAAGTTGATTAATGAATTTCCTTCCAGTACTTATGTGCCAAAGGCATATTTAAAACTGGGATTGAGTTATTTTAATATGCAGCAAGAAGAAAAAGCACTTAAAGCATATAAAGATGTAGTGCTTAAATTTCCTAAAACAGATGAAGCTCAAGAAGCATTGCTGGCACTTAAAGAGTTGTATGTTTACCTTGGCAGACCAGACGATTATTTAGATTTTGTGCAAAATCAAGCAGGAATTAATTTATCTACTACAGAGCAAGACCAGTTGATGTTTGAAAGTGCCGAAAATCAATATATAAACGGGAATTGTACGGATGCCATAACTTCTTTAACAAAATATATAGATAAATTCCCTAAAGGAAATGACATATTAAATGCTCATTATTTTAGAGCAGATTGCTTATTTAAAGGCAATGATTTTCAAAATGCTTACTTTGATTATATAAGAATAAACGAATTTGGTGCTAATAAATACCAAGAAGAAGCCTTGCTAAAAGCCACATATATAGCCTATGAAAAAAATAAGGATTATGCAGGAGCTTTATCGCTGTATGAGCAACTGTATAAAGTGGCTACCATGCAAAGCAATCAAGAAATAGCTCTTATAGGTATGCTACGAAGCAATTACAAACTTAAAAATTATACTAAAGTTTTAGAAGATGCCGATAAAGTACTAAGCAATAATTCTATTAACACAGATGTTAAAACAGAAGCTACTTTTTATAAAGCTAAAGCCCATTTTGAATTGCAACAATACAATTTAGCAAAATCGGGGTTTGAGCAAATAGTAAATACCGTTTCTAATAGTGCCATAAAAGCAGAATCAGCATATAGTTTAGCCTTTATTTTAAATAAAAATGCTCAGTATGAACAGTCTAATACAGCCTGTTTTAAAATTAAGGACGAATATGCTTCTTACGAATATTGGGTAGTTAAAACATTTATTCTTATAGCCGATAATTATCAAGCTTTAGATAATATTTTCCAGGCTAAAGCTACGCTACAAAGCATAGTAGATAACTACAAAGGCGATGAAACTTTACTAAATGAAGCTAAAGCGAAATTAGAAAAATTAAAGCAACTTGAAATAGAAAATAGCAAGTTA